Proteins from a single region of Streptomyces spinoverrucosus:
- a CDS encoding ABC transporter permease produces MTLRPVPARRARRGTDRRPRFAIGVTAVFFALLYLPIGVVVLFSFNSQKSLTVFKDFSLRWYSAFFRDQLLLDSLGMSLRVSLVATAGSLVLGVALALGLVRCRNRLGSLAGLIMLVPLITPEIVTGVAAMLLFKGMNVPLSTGTVMLAEITFSISYVTVILRSRIAALNPEVEEAAMDLGATRWQSLRLVTLPALLPSILACAVLIFALVFDDFVLAYFTTGVDPQPLSVRIYSAIRFGVQPTINAVGTLMLFGSIALIALALFIPRLFGRRGGIDLLSGK; encoded by the coding sequence ATGACACTCCGTCCCGTGCCCGCCCGCCGTGCTCGCCGCGGCACCGACCGCAGGCCGCGGTTCGCGATCGGCGTCACCGCCGTCTTCTTCGCGCTGCTGTACCTGCCGATCGGCGTGGTGGTGCTGTTCTCGTTCAACTCGCAGAAGTCGCTGACCGTGTTCAAGGACTTCAGCCTCCGCTGGTACTCCGCCTTCTTCCGGGACCAGTTGCTGCTGGACTCGCTCGGCATGAGCCTGCGGGTCTCGCTCGTGGCGACGGCCGGCTCGCTGGTCCTCGGTGTCGCGCTGGCGCTCGGCCTGGTCCGCTGCCGCAACCGGCTCGGCTCGCTCGCCGGACTGATCATGCTCGTTCCGCTGATCACGCCGGAGATCGTCACCGGCGTCGCGGCGATGCTCCTCTTCAAGGGCATGAACGTGCCGTTGTCCACGGGCACGGTGATGCTGGCGGAGATCACCTTCTCGATCTCCTACGTGACCGTCATCCTGCGCTCGCGGATCGCCGCGCTGAACCCGGAGGTGGAGGAGGCGGCGATGGACCTGGGCGCCACCCGCTGGCAGTCGCTGCGGCTGGTGACGCTGCCGGCGCTGCTGCCGAGCATCCTCGCCTGTGCCGTACTGATCTTCGCCCTGGTCTTCGACGACTTCGTGCTCGCCTACTTCACCACCGGCGTCGATCCGCAGCCGCTGTCCGTCCGGATCTACTCGGCCATCCGCTTCGGTGTCCAGCCGACGATCAACGCGGTGGGCACGCTGATGCTGTTCGGCTCGATCGCCCTCATCGCCCTCGCGCTGTTCATCCCGCGACTGTTCGGCCGGCGCGGCGGTATCGACCTCCTCTCCGGGAAGTGA
- a CDS encoding ABC transporter ATP-binding protein produces the protein MTTTTTTITTAETGTGGTPAVRLDGIRKCYGDSHAVRDLSLDIGAGEFFSLLGPSGCGKTTSLRMIGGFTDPTQGRILLGGEDVTGLPPNRRDVNTVFQSYALFDHLSVADNVAFGLKRKGVARAEIRERVGTMLERVQLGGLAGRRPATLSGGQRQRVALARALVNRPQVLLLDEPLAALDLKLRRQMQVELKQIQREIGITFVFVTHDQDEALTMSDRVCVMNDGHVRQCGTPEDVYERPANSFVASFMGTSNLVPGTYRAGEVVMDAGPALPVGPQQGVADGSRVSVAIRPEKIWLSELTPDMARVTGVVRETVYSGPTTTYLIELAPGVTVSVLEQNTYRSRMEDRWCGGESVEIGWRPEHCLVLD, from the coding sequence GTGACCACGACGACTACCACCATCACGACCGCGGAGACCGGCACGGGCGGCACGCCCGCCGTCCGACTCGACGGGATCCGCAAGTGCTACGGCGACTCCCACGCCGTGCGGGACCTGTCCCTGGACATCGGTGCGGGCGAGTTCTTCTCGCTGCTCGGACCGTCCGGCTGCGGCAAGACGACCTCGCTGCGGATGATCGGCGGTTTCACCGATCCGACGCAGGGGCGGATCCTGCTCGGCGGCGAGGACGTCACCGGGCTGCCGCCGAACAGGCGCGATGTGAACACCGTGTTCCAGAGCTACGCCCTCTTCGACCATCTCTCCGTCGCCGACAACGTGGCGTTCGGGCTGAAGCGCAAGGGCGTGGCGCGGGCCGAGATCCGCGAGCGGGTGGGCACGATGCTGGAGCGGGTGCAGCTCGGCGGGCTGGCCGGGCGCAGGCCGGCCACGCTCTCCGGCGGCCAGCGCCAACGCGTCGCCCTGGCCCGTGCCCTGGTCAACCGGCCGCAGGTGCTGCTGCTTGACGAGCCGCTGGCGGCGTTGGACCTGAAGCTGCGTCGGCAGATGCAGGTCGAACTGAAGCAGATCCAGCGGGAGATCGGCATCACGTTCGTGTTCGTCACCCACGACCAGGACGAGGCGCTGACGATGTCGGACCGGGTGTGCGTGATGAACGACGGCCATGTGCGGCAGTGCGGAACCCCCGAGGACGTCTACGAGCGGCCCGCGAACAGCTTCGTCGCCTCGTTCATGGGCACCTCGAACCTCGTCCCGGGCACCTACCGTGCCGGAGAGGTCGTCATGGACGCCGGTCCGGCGCTGCCGGTGGGCCCGCAGCAAGGGGTCGCGGACGGCAGCCGGGTGAGCGTCGCGATCCGTCCCGAGAAGATCTGGCTCTCCGAACTCACCCCGGACATGGCACGCGTCACGGGTGTGGTGCGGGAGACGGTGTACTCCGGCCCGACGACCACCTACCTGATCGAACTCGCCCCGGGCGTCACGGTATCGGTGCTGGAGCAGAACACCTACCGGTCCCGGATGGAGGACCGGTGGTGCGGCGGCGAGAGCGTCGAGATCGGCTGGCGTCCGGAGCACTGCCTGGTTCTCGACTGA
- a CDS encoding flavin monoamine oxidase family protein, whose protein sequence is MHHDVIVLGAGLAGLAAARDLAAGGADVLVVEARDRVGGRVEQTALPDGRIVQLGGEVVGRAHTAYLALAAELGLILVPSYVAEPGVIARATPEGLSAGDPPHWFAPGDDACHRRVTEAFDALARTVEPDDPWSHPEADALDSVSVGDWLRAEGASPGVVRLWEIGQLALASGSYERTSLLSALRKHAAVPGDPGAGASEHYDYDDWEGLRVAEGSATVALRMAAALDGRIRLGEPVRAVDVRPGGCAVLLANGETLRADAVVSALPVGPLRSVRVTGVSAERLASLHRQRQAVAAKFVAAYDKPFWRASGLSGLSECEGVLGSTWPQNEGVLSALVPPERYGALLGMPAGLREGELLGEVARLYGDEAHDPVRCWTRLWGTDPWTQGYVTHWTPGDVTAVGPLHGTHEPPFYVCGSDQWVAGYMEGAVRTGRAAAKEALRRG, encoded by the coding sequence ATGCATCATGACGTGATCGTGCTCGGCGCCGGCCTCGCCGGTCTCGCCGCCGCGCGGGACCTCGCGGCGGGCGGCGCCGACGTCCTCGTCGTCGAGGCCCGCGACCGGGTCGGTGGCCGGGTCGAGCAGACCGCCCTCCCCGACGGCCGTATCGTCCAGCTCGGCGGCGAGGTGGTGGGCCGGGCCCACACCGCCTACCTGGCGCTGGCCGCCGAACTCGGCCTCATCCTCGTCCCCAGCTATGTCGCCGAGCCCGGCGTCATCGCCCGGGCCACGCCGGAGGGCCTCTCGGCCGGTGACCCGCCGCACTGGTTCGCTCCGGGCGACGACGCCTGCCACCGTCGGGTCACCGAGGCGTTCGACGCCCTGGCCCGTACCGTCGAGCCGGACGACCCCTGGAGCCATCCGGAGGCCGACGCCCTCGACAGCGTCTCCGTCGGCGACTGGCTGCGCGCCGAGGGCGCGTCGCCCGGCGTCGTACGGCTGTGGGAGATCGGGCAACTCGCGCTGGCGAGCGGTTCGTACGAGCGGACCTCCCTGCTGTCCGCCCTGCGCAAGCACGCGGCGGTGCCCGGCGACCCGGGCGCCGGTGCGAGTGAGCACTACGACTACGACGACTGGGAGGGCCTGCGGGTCGCCGAGGGCTCCGCGACGGTCGCGCTGCGCATGGCCGCCGCACTGGACGGACGGATCCGGCTCGGCGAGCCGGTCCGGGCAGTCGACGTACGCCCCGGCGGGTGCGCGGTGCTCCTCGCGAACGGCGAGACGCTGCGCGCCGACGCGGTGGTGAGCGCCCTGCCGGTGGGACCGCTGCGGTCCGTCCGGGTCACCGGCGTCTCCGCCGAGCGGCTCGCCTCGCTGCACCGGCAGCGCCAGGCGGTCGCCGCGAAGTTCGTGGCGGCGTACGACAAGCCGTTCTGGCGTGCGTCGGGGCTCAGCGGCCTGTCCGAGTGCGAGGGCGTGCTGGGCAGCACCTGGCCGCAGAACGAGGGCGTGCTCTCCGCGCTCGTCCCGCCCGAGCGCTACGGCGCGCTGCTGGGCATGCCCGCCGGCCTGCGCGAGGGCGAACTGCTCGGCGAGGTCGCCCGTCTGTACGGCGACGAGGCCCACGACCCCGTCCGCTGCTGGACGCGGTTGTGGGGCACCGACCCGTGGACCCAGGGCTACGTGACGCACTGGACGCCCGGCGACGTGACGGCGGTCGGGCCGCTGCACGGCACCCACGAACCGCCGTTCTACGTGTGCGGTTCCGACCAGTGGGTCGCCGGATACATGGAAGGCGCGGTGCGCACCGGGCGCGCCGCCGCGAAGGAGGCGCTGCGCCGTGGCTGA
- a CDS encoding aminobutyraldehyde dehydrogenase — protein sequence MRLVDPVTGVSHRTAPLSGRADTDAACAAAETAYERWSVTTPAERQRALLRIADALETRAAELVAAETADTGKPERLFRADELPAITDTLRFFAGAARNLPGTAAGEYTEGRTSMLRREPVGVCAQITPWNYPLMMAVWKIAPALAAGNTSVLKPADSTPTSAVLLARIAAEHLPPGVLNVVCGDRDTGRALVGHPATRLIALTGSVRAGREIATAAATDLKRVHLELGGNAPVLVHDDADVEEAAARLAAIAYYNAGQDCTAPTRLLVQADVHDAFVDAFVGHAEALRAGSDFGPLNNAGQLATVKGLLDRLPGHAKIVLGGAATGGPGFFHEPTVVTGLRQRDELVQEEIFGPVVTVQSFTDDSEALRLANDARYGLAAGVWTANHDRAMRATRALHAGIVWVNTHGTTVSEMPHGGVKHSGYGSDLSMAGLLDYTQVKHVML from the coding sequence ATGCGGCTCGTCGACCCGGTGACCGGCGTCTCCCACCGGACCGCGCCGCTGTCCGGCCGCGCCGACACCGACGCGGCCTGCGCGGCGGCGGAGACGGCGTACGAGCGCTGGTCGGTGACCACGCCCGCCGAGCGGCAGCGGGCGCTGCTGCGCATCGCCGACGCGCTGGAGACGCGCGCGGCGGAACTGGTAGCGGCGGAGACGGCCGACACCGGCAAACCGGAGCGGCTGTTCCGCGCCGACGAACTGCCCGCGATCACCGACACCCTGCGCTTCTTCGCGGGCGCCGCGCGGAACCTGCCCGGCACGGCGGCCGGGGAGTACACCGAGGGGCGCACGTCGATGCTGCGGCGGGAGCCGGTCGGCGTGTGCGCGCAGATCACGCCGTGGAACTACCCGCTGATGATGGCGGTGTGGAAGATCGCCCCGGCGCTGGCCGCGGGAAACACCAGCGTGCTGAAACCGGCCGACAGCACGCCCACTTCGGCCGTGCTGCTCGCCCGGATCGCGGCGGAGCACCTGCCGCCGGGCGTGCTGAACGTGGTGTGCGGCGACCGCGACACCGGCCGCGCGCTGGTCGGCCATCCGGCGACCCGGCTGATCGCGCTGACCGGCAGTGTGCGGGCGGGCCGTGAGATCGCCACGGCCGCCGCCACGGACCTGAAGCGGGTGCACCTCGAACTGGGCGGCAACGCCCCGGTCCTGGTCCATGACGACGCCGATGTCGAGGAGGCGGCGGCGCGGCTGGCCGCGATCGCCTACTACAACGCCGGTCAGGACTGCACCGCACCGACGCGGCTGCTGGTGCAGGCGGACGTCCACGACGCGTTCGTCGACGCGTTCGTCGGGCATGCCGAGGCGCTGCGCGCGGGCAGCGACTTCGGGCCGCTGAACAACGCCGGTCAGCTGGCCACCGTAAAGGGGCTGCTGGACCGGCTGCCGGGGCACGCGAAGATCGTGCTGGGCGGCGCGGCGACCGGCGGGCCGGGCTTCTTCCACGAGCCCACGGTGGTGACCGGGCTGCGCCAGCGGGACGAGCTCGTGCAGGAGGAGATCTTCGGTCCGGTCGTGACCGTCCAGTCGTTCACGGACGACAGTGAGGCGCTGCGGCTGGCGAACGACGCGCGGTACGGGCTGGCCGCCGGAGTCTGGACGGCGAATCACGACCGGGCCATGCGGGCGACCCGGGCGCTCCACGCCGGCATCGTATGGGTGAACACCCATGGCACGACGGTGTCGGAGATGCCACACGGGGGCGTGAAGCACTCCGGCTACGGCAGCGACCTGTCGATGGCGGGCCTGCTGGACTACACACAGGTCAAGCACGTGATGCTGTGA